A single region of the Hippoglossus hippoglossus isolate fHipHip1 chromosome 17, fHipHip1.pri, whole genome shotgun sequence genome encodes:
- the zgc:85843 gene encoding transmembrane 6 superfamily member 2 translates to MRPPVEVSVFLISLLAPGVLYTLNNVLALQEPLPILGVGLVVLGSVLLLVLLTVRHKTNVDPLFYVFAEFSFTCMVGLTNALEQDGFISGFMGFYLRMGEPHLSTAYAVMMSYWEGVFHFVLFLFIIHRMFKGKSYRSLGLLWAGSSIGHQIVLIPGVVVGKYGSNIRPAFWRNVPFFVVPFWAASVLFRRHREMPVVTADKVAEEQKKSLLTRPVDLLLSLLLMGAMLFSVFRGFVVLDCPLDTCFTYIYQYEPYLKDPVGFPRVTMLVYLFYALPLLTVFIYGLKTPGCSWMLDWTIFFAGAMAQTQWCHIGASLHSRTPFTYRVPADKWWPVITLNVLLAAVPALLALRCHSSPTFFMKPVPKGQTNTEKKKN, encoded by the exons acCTCTACCTATCCTGGGCGTGGGACTGGTCGTCCTGGGATCTGTTCTTCTTCTCGTCCTCCTCACTGTGCGACACAAGACCAACGTGGACCCTTTATTCTACG tgtTCGCAGAGTTTTCCTTCACCTGCATGGTGGGCCTGACGAACGCTTTAGAGCAAGATGGGTTCATCTCTGGCTTCATGGGCTTCTATCTGAGGATG GGTGAGCCTCATCTGAGTACCGCCTATGCTGTGATGATGTCTTACTGGGAAGGCGTCTTTCActttgtcctcttcctcttcatcatccacCGCATGTTTAAAGG GAAGTCCTACCGAAGCCTGGGCCTGCTGTGGGCGGGCTCCTCCATCGGCCACCAAATTGTTCTCATCCCAGGAGTGGTCGTCG GTAAATACGGGTCTAACATTCGTCCAGCCTTTTGGAGGAACGTCCCCTTCTTCGTGGTGCCTTTCTGGGCTGCGTCCGTGCTCTtcaggagacacagagagatgcCAGTTGTCACAGCAGACAAG GttgcagaggagcagaagaaaagtCTACTGACCAGGCCGGTCGACCTGCTTCTGTCACTTCTCTTAATGGGAGCCATGCTCTTCTCAGTTTTCCGAGGCTTT GTGGTGCTGGACTGTCCTCTGGACACCTGTTTCACATACATCTATCAGTACGAGCCCTACCTCAAAGACCCAGTCGGCTTCCCCAGGGTTACG ATGCTGGTGTATTTATTCTACGCTCTGCCCCTGCTGACTGTCTTCATCTACGGTCTGAAAACACCAGGGTGTAGCTGGATGTTAGACTGGACCATCTTCTTTGCTGGAGCCATGGCTCAG ACCCAGTGGTGCCATATCGGTGCATCTCTGCACTCCCGCACTCCCTTCACGTACCGAGTCCCTGCAGACAAATGGTGGCCTGTTATCACCCTCAACGTGCTGCTTGCTGCGGTGCCGGCTCTGCTGGCCCTGCGCTGCCACTCCAGCCCCACCTTTTTTATGAAACCTGTCCCCAAGGGACAGACCAACAccgagaagaagaaaaactaa